A genomic segment from Oncorhynchus keta strain PuntledgeMale-10-30-2019 chromosome 9, Oket_V2, whole genome shotgun sequence encodes:
- the LOC118387678 gene encoding splicing factor ESS-2 homolog isoform X2 codes for MREISIKYGSSLAKSTPLSNAPYVTPASFETPEGRPGSPSSVLGKTKKGADCVNKEGDEEKELPCLDRFLAKNTSEDNASFEQIMVLAEDKEKLRHSWLYEAEAEFKQRHEENLALPSSEKQALECVKAGLETWEYKAKNALMYYPEGVKDDDTLFKKPREVIHKNTRFVGDPFSKALNKCQLQQAAALNAQFKQGKVGPDGKELNAQDSPNVNGYGFEGTPCPSPGMAESPLMTWGEIESTPFRLDGSESPFQERNIGPSFKIPEPGRRERLGLKMANEAAAKNRAKKKEALRKVTENLASLTPKGLSPALTPALQRLVNRTSSKYTDKALRASYTPSPTHRGAGSKTPLGGPATPSGTPTPSKARTPASQDPASITDDLLQLPKRRKASDFF; via the exons ATGAGGGAGATATCCATTAAATATGGGTCATCTTTAGCCAAGTCCACACCACTCTCCAATGCCCCAT ATGTTACTCCAGCTTCTTTTGAGACACCAGAGGGTCGTCCTGGATCGCCGTCTTCTGTACTGGGCAAAACCAAGAAAGGAGCAGACTGTG TGAATaaggaaggagatgaggagaaagagCTGCCATGTCTTGATCGTTTCCTGGCTAAGAACACAAGCGAGGATAATGCATCCTTTGAACAGATCATGGTTCTAGCAGAAGACAAGGAGAAGTTGAGGCATTCGTGGTTATATGAGGCGGAGGCTGAATTTAAACAG CGGCATGAAGAAAACCTTGCCCTGCCGTCATCAGAGAAGCAAGCCCTTGAGTGTGTAAAGGCAGGACTAGAGACCTGGGAGTACAAAGCAAAGAATGCCCTTATGTACTATCCAGAGG GTGTCAAGGATGATGACACCCTCTTCAAGAAGCCTAGGGAGGTGATTCACAAGAACACTCGTTTTGTGGGAGACCCCTTCAGCAAAGCCCTTAACAAATGCCAGCTTCAGCAGGCTGCAGCCCTTAATGCACAG TTCAAACAGGGTAAAGTAGGCCCAGATGGCAAAGAGCTTAATGCCCAGGATTCCCCTAATGTTAACGGATATGGGTTTGAAGGAACTCCCTGCCCTTCCCCAG GTATGGCTGAGTCCCCCTTGATGAcctggggagagatagagagcacCCCCTTTCGCTTGGATGGGTCTGAGTCACCGTTTCAAGAGCGGAATATTGGCCCATCGTTCAAG ATTCCAGAACCAGGAAGAAGAGAGCGGTTGGGTTTGAAAATGGCCAATGAGGCTGCAGCCAAAAACCGGGCAAAGAAGAAAGAAGCATTGCGAAAGGTCACAGAAAATCTTGCAAG TCTCACACCAAAAGGCCTGAGCCCAGCATTGACCCCTGCCCTTCAGAGGCTTGTAAACCGGACCTCCAGCAAATACACAGATAAAGCTCTAAGGGCAAGCTACACACCATCTCCCACACACAGAGGAGCAGGCTCCAAAACCCCCCTGGGTGGTCCAGCCACTCCCTCAGGCACTCCGACACCAAGCAAAGCCAGGACCCCCGCCTCCCAGGACCCAGCGTCCATCACAGACGACCTACTGCAGCTCCCCAAGAGGAGGAAAGCCTCTGACTTCTTCTGA
- the LOC118387680 gene encoding testis-specific serine/threonine-protein kinase 1-like: MDDSLVLKKRGYTLGISLGEGSYAKVKSAYSERLKTNVAIKIINRRKAPADFLEKFLPRELEILASLNHRNIVKTFEIFETSEGKVYMIMELGVQGDLLEFIKFRGALPEDFTRKLFKQLSLAIQFAHDLDVVHRDLKCENLLLDKDFNLKVSDFGFARRINYDDAGQMILSKTFCGSAAYAAPEVLQGLPYNAKVYDVWSMGVVLFIMLCGSMPYDDSNIKKMLKIQKEHRVDFPRSKTVPTECKDLMYRMLNPDVAQRIEIDDILEHVWVQSKSRSHDGSKRREDGPSSEAACSKKERKGESSKHPHGNENKKGEKVEVEAELGPKLSVEGKKAAEPSKHTKKESSPDARNDIPADSC; this comes from the coding sequence ATGGATGACTCACTGGTGCTGAAGAAACGGGGATATACACTGGGCATCAGTTTAGGCGAGGGGTCATACGCCAAAGTAAAATCCGCGTATTCTGAGCGTCTGAAGACCAATGTTGCTATCAAAATTATTAACAGAAGAAAGGCGCCGGCGGATTTTTTGGAGAAGTTCTTACCCCGGGAACTGGAGATCCTTGCATCCCTAAATCACCGAAACATCGTCAAGACCTTCGAGATATTCGAGACTTCAGAAGGGAAGGTGTACATGATTATGGAGCTTGGTGTGCAAGGGGACCTACTAGAGTTCATCAAATTCAGGGGTGCTTTGCCCGAGGATTTCACCAGAAAACTGTTCAAACAACTGTCACTTGCAATACAATTTGCACACGACCTAGATGTTGTTCACAGGGACCTGAAATGTGAAAACCTGCTATTGGACAAAGACTTCAACCTCAAAGTGTCGGATTTTGGATTTGCCAGGAGGATCAATTATGATGATGCTGGACAAATGATTCTCAGCAAAACATTCTGTGGCTCTGCAGCCTATGCAGCACCAGAGGTATTACAGGGGCTCCCATACAATGCCAAAGTGTATGACGTTTGGAGTATGGGGGTTGTTCTATTCATCATGCTCTGTGGGTCTATGCCATATGATGACTCCAATATTAAGAAGATGCTGAAGATTCAGAAAGAGCATCGCGTTGACTTCCCACGCAGCAAAACTGTCCCTACGGAGTGCAAAGACCTGATGTATCGCATGCTTAATCCAGATGTAGCCCAGAGGATAGAGATCGATGATATCCTTGAACATGTATGGGTGCAGTCAAAATCCAGATCACATGATGGTTCTAAGAGACGAGAAGATGGACCTTCATCTGAAGCTGCTTGCTCCAAAAAAGAAAGGAAGGGTGAAAGTAGTAAGCATCCTCATGGCAATGAGAACAAGAAAGGGGAAAAAGTGGAGGTTGAGGCAGAATTGGGCCCTAAACTTTCTGTGGAGGGCAAAAAGGCAGCTGAACCATCTAAGCACACCAAGAAAGAATCATCCCCAGATGCAAGGAATGACATCCCTGCTGATTCATGTTGA
- the LOC118387678 gene encoding splicing factor ESS-2 homolog isoform X1 → MEGFGKALMSGTLVPANPVTTVALRQPPEETKKTNRKVLDEENYIENLEKIIQRDFFPDVTKLQAQKDYLEAEENGDLGKMREISIKYGSSLAKSTPLSNAPYVTPASFETPEGRPGSPSSVLGKTKKGADCVNKEGDEEKELPCLDRFLAKNTSEDNASFEQIMVLAEDKEKLRHSWLYEAEAEFKQRHEENLALPSSEKQALECVKAGLETWEYKAKNALMYYPEGVKDDDTLFKKPREVIHKNTRFVGDPFSKALNKCQLQQAAALNAQFKQGKVGPDGKELNAQDSPNVNGYGFEGTPCPSPGMAESPLMTWGEIESTPFRLDGSESPFQERNIGPSFKIPEPGRRERLGLKMANEAAAKNRAKKKEALRKVTENLASLTPKGLSPALTPALQRLVNRTSSKYTDKALRASYTPSPTHRGAGSKTPLGGPATPSGTPTPSKARTPASQDPASITDDLLQLPKRRKASDFF, encoded by the exons ATGGAAGGATTTGGAAAGGCGCTGATGTCTGGAACCCTTGTCCCAGCTAATCCTGTAACAACAGTTGCTCTTCGACAGCCACCCGAGGAAACAAAGAAAACAAATCGAAAGGTGCTCGATGAAGAGAACTACATAGAG AATTTAGAGAAGATCATCCAGAGGGACTTTTTTCCAGATGTGACAAAGTTACAAGCGCAGAAGGACTACCTTGAAGCTGAGGAAAATGGGGATCTTGGGAAGATGAGGGAGATATCCATTAAATATGGGTCATCTTTAGCCAAGTCCACACCACTCTCCAATGCCCCAT ATGTTACTCCAGCTTCTTTTGAGACACCAGAGGGTCGTCCTGGATCGCCGTCTTCTGTACTGGGCAAAACCAAGAAAGGAGCAGACTGTG TGAATaaggaaggagatgaggagaaagagCTGCCATGTCTTGATCGTTTCCTGGCTAAGAACACAAGCGAGGATAATGCATCCTTTGAACAGATCATGGTTCTAGCAGAAGACAAGGAGAAGTTGAGGCATTCGTGGTTATATGAGGCGGAGGCTGAATTTAAACAG CGGCATGAAGAAAACCTTGCCCTGCCGTCATCAGAGAAGCAAGCCCTTGAGTGTGTAAAGGCAGGACTAGAGACCTGGGAGTACAAAGCAAAGAATGCCCTTATGTACTATCCAGAGG GTGTCAAGGATGATGACACCCTCTTCAAGAAGCCTAGGGAGGTGATTCACAAGAACACTCGTTTTGTGGGAGACCCCTTCAGCAAAGCCCTTAACAAATGCCAGCTTCAGCAGGCTGCAGCCCTTAATGCACAG TTCAAACAGGGTAAAGTAGGCCCAGATGGCAAAGAGCTTAATGCCCAGGATTCCCCTAATGTTAACGGATATGGGTTTGAAGGAACTCCCTGCCCTTCCCCAG GTATGGCTGAGTCCCCCTTGATGAcctggggagagatagagagcacCCCCTTTCGCTTGGATGGGTCTGAGTCACCGTTTCAAGAGCGGAATATTGGCCCATCGTTCAAG ATTCCAGAACCAGGAAGAAGAGAGCGGTTGGGTTTGAAAATGGCCAATGAGGCTGCAGCCAAAAACCGGGCAAAGAAGAAAGAAGCATTGCGAAAGGTCACAGAAAATCTTGCAAG TCTCACACCAAAAGGCCTGAGCCCAGCATTGACCCCTGCCCTTCAGAGGCTTGTAAACCGGACCTCCAGCAAATACACAGATAAAGCTCTAAGGGCAAGCTACACACCATCTCCCACACACAGAGGAGCAGGCTCCAAAACCCCCCTGGGTGGTCCAGCCACTCCCTCAGGCACTCCGACACCAAGCAAAGCCAGGACCCCCGCCTCCCAGGACCCAGCGTCCATCACAGACGACCTACTGCAGCTCCCCAAGAGGAGGAAAGCCTCTGACTTCTTCTGA